Proteins from a genomic interval of Moorena sp. SIOASIH:
- a CDS encoding IS607 family transposase, with translation MALPRPKAVELTGLSRNTLRKYGDNGTIKCEKTPGGTRFFDTESKLCLGARSSKHLQAVCCYCLLSSSKQRDDLARQVAYKHSLFPEAEIIIDIGSGLNYKRKGLRTILERIVLGDQLTIVVACRDRLTRFGFELIEYLVGINGGKILVLDQPESCPESEQAADLL, from the coding sequence ATGGCACTACCACGACCTAAGGCGGTCGAACTTACGGGACTCTCCAGGAACACTCTAAGGAAGTATGGAGATAATGGGACAATCAAATGCGAAAAAACCCCAGGAGGAACTAGATTCTTTGACACAGAGAGCAAGCTCTGCCTCGGTGCCAGATCATCTAAACATCTTCAAGCTGTTTGCTGCTACTGCCTCCTCAGCAGTAGCAAACAAAGGGACGACCTCGCCAGGCAAGTCGCCTACAAGCACTCCCTCTTCCCGGAAGCGGAGATTATCATTGACATCGGTTCAGGACTCAACTACAAAAGAAAAGGACTTAGAACCATATTGGAGCGAATTGTGCTCGGAGATCAGCTCACGATTGTTGTTGCCTGTAGAGACCGACTTACCCGATTCGGGTTTGAACTTATTGAGTACCTGGTCGGTATCAACGGTGGAAAAATCCTGGTTCTCGACCAACCTGAAAGTTGTCCAGAATCAGAGCAAGCCGCAGATCTTCTCTGA
- a CDS encoding heavy metal translocating P-type ATPase has translation MPKSIPTSAKTTLTQPALPVETITLDVTGMKCAGCVGVVERQLSSNPGVSKACVNLVTGVAVVEYQAGEVEATVLAELLTSKGFPSQPRLPETEQGTKSQDRLTPAQRHQQEARAYRQQLVIAAVLIFFSTVGHIGHWFHGPMLPVLSTLWFHWGLATLALLLPGRSIIVEGGRGLWHGAPNMNTLIGLGAVTAYTTSCVALLFPNLGWECFFDEPVMLLGFILLGRTLEQGARYQATADFESLLSLQPQVARLIGTLDSKEGDQAGIEIPVEQVRVGEWLRILPGEKVPVDGEVITGLSSIDESMLTGESLPVLKQPGDMVTGGTLNQSGVLVVKATRTGKETTLAQIVALVEEAQTRKAPVQQLADLVAGYFTYGVMAIAFLTFLFWYVAGTKIWPEVWSTMAASPLLLSLKLAIAVLVIACPCALGLATPTAILVGTSLGAKRGLLIKGGDILEQVHRLDTVVFDKTGTLTQGEPTVTDCLLIQPDTGNEIQSGIGTKTIALSSASQLLQLAAAAESGTSHPLGRAIVTEAQQQQLPMLGAQDFYTEAGLGVSALVEKQRVVLGSADWLSKQGITISDTAQGEVKALADGGKTVVSVAVDGVLAGLIGVNDVPRLEAKETVEHLKDLGLRVMMVTGDRPEVAAAVAKTLSIEPEDVIAGVLPDGKANAIANLQDQGHCVAMVGDGINDSPALAQADVGIALHGGTDVAAETAGIILIGNNLLDVVKSIDLSRATFNKIRQNLFWAFGYNILGIPIAAGGLLPGFGMVLSPAAAGAFMAFSSVSVVTNSLLLTRLRS, from the coding sequence ATGCCAAAATCTATCCCAACTTCCGCCAAGACTACCTTAACTCAACCAGCTTTGCCTGTAGAAACGATCACATTAGATGTAACTGGCATGAAATGTGCTGGTTGTGTTGGTGTAGTGGAACGGCAACTGAGCAGTAACCCTGGGGTATCGAAAGCCTGTGTGAATCTCGTAACTGGGGTAGCTGTGGTAGAGTATCAAGCTGGTGAGGTGGAAGCAACTGTCTTAGCTGAGCTGCTTACATCAAAAGGGTTTCCTAGTCAACCCCGTTTACCTGAAACTGAGCAGGGAACTAAGAGCCAGGATAGGTTAACACCAGCCCAGAGACATCAGCAAGAAGCCAGAGCATACCGCCAGCAACTAGTGATTGCTGCTGTCCTGATTTTCTTCTCTACAGTGGGACATATCGGTCATTGGTTCCATGGACCAATGCTGCCAGTATTGAGTACTTTGTGGTTCCATTGGGGACTGGCAACTCTAGCGCTACTATTACCTGGACGCTCTATTATCGTAGAGGGTGGGCGTGGTTTGTGGCACGGTGCTCCCAATATGAATACGTTGATCGGACTGGGGGCGGTGACGGCTTACACCACTAGCTGTGTGGCATTACTATTCCCTAACCTGGGATGGGAATGTTTCTTTGATGAGCCAGTGATGTTGCTGGGTTTTATTCTTTTAGGTCGGACCTTAGAGCAAGGAGCAAGATATCAAGCTACTGCTGACTTTGAGTCTTTGCTATCCCTACAGCCTCAGGTAGCCCGGTTGATTGGAACATTAGACAGTAAAGAAGGTGATCAAGCGGGTATCGAAATTCCTGTGGAGCAAGTCCGGGTGGGAGAATGGTTAAGGATATTACCTGGGGAAAAAGTTCCTGTCGATGGGGAAGTGATTACTGGACTCTCATCGATTGATGAGTCAATGCTGACGGGGGAATCTCTACCAGTATTGAAGCAACCAGGGGACATGGTCACTGGTGGTACGTTGAATCAATCGGGAGTGCTGGTGGTAAAGGCAACCCGTACTGGTAAAGAAACTACTCTGGCACAAATTGTAGCGCTAGTGGAGGAAGCGCAAACTCGGAAAGCGCCAGTACAGCAGTTAGCGGATTTGGTAGCAGGGTATTTTACCTATGGGGTGATGGCGATCGCATTTTTAACGTTCCTATTTTGGTACGTGGCTGGGACTAAAATCTGGCCGGAGGTCTGGTCAACCATGGCGGCTTCTCCATTACTGTTGAGTTTAAAATTAGCGATCGCAGTTTTAGTGATTGCTTGTCCCTGTGCCTTGGGTCTAGCCACACCTACCGCCATTCTAGTCGGTACCAGCCTGGGGGCAAAGCGGGGCTTATTAATCAAAGGTGGTGACATTTTAGAACAGGTGCATCGGCTGGATACTGTGGTTTTTGACAAAACCGGTACCCTAACTCAGGGTGAACCCACGGTTACCGATTGCCTGCTGATTCAACCTGACACCGGGAATGAGATACAGAGCGGGATTGGTACGAAAACCATTGCTCTATCTTCTGCTAGCCAATTGCTGCAACTGGCAGCAGCAGCAGAAAGTGGCACATCCCATCCCTTAGGTAGGGCAATTGTTACCGAAGCTCAACAGCAACAGTTACCGATGTTAGGGGCTCAAGATTTTTACACAGAAGCAGGATTGGGAGTATCAGCTTTAGTAGAAAAGCAACGGGTAGTGCTTGGCAGTGCAGACTGGTTGAGTAAGCAGGGTATTACGATTAGTGATACTGCTCAAGGGGAAGTCAAGGCTTTGGCAGATGGGGGTAAAACAGTAGTTTCCGTAGCTGTTGATGGGGTACTAGCTGGATTAATTGGTGTGAATGATGTTCCGAGATTGGAGGCTAAAGAAACAGTAGAACACCTCAAAGACCTAGGATTGCGGGTGATGATGGTAACTGGTGACAGACCGGAAGTGGCGGCTGCTGTGGCCAAAACTTTGTCAATAGAGCCAGAGGATGTTATTGCTGGGGTGCTTCCCGATGGCAAAGCTAATGCGATCGCAAACCTTCAAGACCAGGGACACTGTGTGGCTATGGTGGGAGATGGCATCAATGATAGTCCAGCTCTAGCACAAGCTGATGTCGGGATTGCCTTGCATGGTGGAACCGATGTAGCAGCGGAAACAGCAGGAATTATTCTGATTGGTAATAACTTGCTCGATGTGGTCAAGTCCATAGACCTATCACGAGCAACCTTCAACAAAATCCGCCAGAATCTGTTTTGGGCATTCGGTTACAATATATTGGGTATTCCCATTGCCGCTGGTGGGCTACTACCAGGATTTGGGATGGTACTTTCTCCTGCTGCTGCTGGTGCCTTCATGGCTTTCAGCTCAGTCAGTGTTGTCACAAACTCTCTGCTGCTAACCCGTTTACGGAGTTAG